One part of the Ralstonia pickettii genome encodes these proteins:
- the trpE gene encoding anthranilate synthase component I yields the protein MTELEFKSLADQGYNRIPLIAEALADLETPLSLYLKLAQSHDRGTHTFLLESVVGGERFGRYSFIGLHAHTLLRVKGNRTEVVTDGKVVETNEGNPLDFIAAFERRQKVALRPGLPRFCGGLAGYFGYDAVRFIEPRLADTAPPDDLQLPDIQLMLCEELAVIDNLSGKLYLIVYADPSKPEAYSRAKQRLRALRTKLHQPVDVPVTSPSVRTDTIREFDKTDYISAVLKAKEYIAAGDMMQVQIGQRLVKPFRDAPLSLYRALRSLNPSPYMYFYNFGDMQIVGASPEILVRQEERRVPAAENNGNGTDESARIVTIRPLAGTRPRGSTPERDAELATELLNDPKEIAEHVMLIDLARNDIGRIAEIGSVKVTDQMVIEKYSHVQHIVSSVEGRLKPGMTNMDVLRATFPAGTLSGAPKVRAMEIIDELEPVKRGIYGGAVGYLSFSGEMDLAIAIRTGIIKDGNLYVQAAAGVVADSDPDAEWRETEHKARAVLRAAEQVQDGLDADF from the coding sequence ATGACCGAACTCGAATTCAAATCGCTGGCCGACCAGGGCTACAACCGCATTCCGCTGATTGCCGAGGCACTAGCCGACCTGGAGACGCCGCTGTCGCTGTATCTGAAGCTGGCGCAATCGCACGATCGCGGCACGCATACGTTCCTGCTGGAATCGGTGGTGGGCGGCGAGCGCTTTGGGCGTTACTCCTTCATCGGCCTGCATGCGCACACGCTGCTGCGCGTGAAGGGCAATCGCACAGAAGTGGTCACCGACGGCAAGGTGGTGGAAACGAACGAAGGCAATCCGCTGGACTTCATTGCGGCGTTCGAGCGCCGCCAGAAAGTGGCTCTGCGCCCGGGCCTGCCCCGCTTCTGCGGCGGCCTCGCCGGTTATTTCGGCTACGACGCCGTGCGCTTCATCGAGCCGCGACTGGCTGACACAGCCCCGCCCGATGATCTGCAACTGCCCGACATCCAGCTCATGCTCTGCGAAGAGTTGGCCGTGATCGATAACCTGTCAGGCAAGCTTTACCTCATCGTCTACGCCGATCCGTCCAAGCCCGAGGCCTATTCACGCGCCAAGCAGCGCCTGCGCGCGCTGCGCACCAAGCTGCACCAGCCGGTGGATGTGCCCGTGACTTCGCCGTCGGTGCGCACTGACACCATCCGCGAGTTTGACAAGACGGACTACATCAGCGCCGTACTCAAGGCCAAGGAATACATCGCCGCCGGCGACATGATGCAGGTGCAGATCGGCCAGCGGCTGGTCAAGCCGTTCCGCGATGCGCCGCTGTCGCTGTACCGCGCGCTGCGCTCGCTGAACCCGTCGCCGTACATGTACTTCTACAACTTCGGCGACATGCAGATCGTCGGGGCATCGCCGGAAATCCTGGTGCGTCAGGAAGAGCGTCGTGTGCCGGCTGCTGAAAACAATGGCAACGGCACCGACGAATCCGCCCGCATCGTCACGATCCGCCCGCTGGCCGGCACGCGCCCGCGCGGCAGCACCCCGGAACGCGATGCCGAACTGGCCACCGAACTGCTCAACGACCCGAAGGAAATCGCCGAGCACGTCATGCTGATCGACCTGGCGCGCAACGACATCGGCCGCATTGCCGAAATCGGCTCCGTCAAGGTGACAGACCAGATGGTCATCGAGAAGTACTCGCACGTGCAGCACATCGTCAGCTCGGTCGAGGGGCGCCTGAAACCCGGCATGACCAACATGGACGTGCTGCGCGCGACCTTCCCGGCGGGCACGCTCTCGGGTGCGCCCAAGGTGCGCGCGATGGAGATCATCGACGAGCTGGAGCCGGTCAAGCGTGGCATCTACGGCGGCGCGGTGGGCTACCTTTCGTTCTCGGGCGAGATGGACCTGGCGATCGCCATCCGCACCGGCATCATCAAGGACGGCAATCTCTATGTGCAAGCCGCCGCCGGCGTGGTGGCCGACTCGGACCCGGATGCCGAATGGAGAGAAACCGAACACAAGGCGCGCGCCGTGCTGCGTGCGGCCGAGCAAGTGCAAGACGGCCTCGACGCCGATTTCTGA
- a CDS encoding aminodeoxychorismate/anthranilate synthase component II, whose translation MLLMLDNYDSFTYNIVQYFGELGQDVHTVRNDEITIEEIEKLNPERICLSPGPCTPTEAGILVPALKHFAGRMPILGVCLGHQAIADAFGGRVIRAQKVMHGKVSTIENTGVGVFANLPRHFKVTRYHSLAIERETLPDCLEITAWTEDGEIMGVRHKTLPVEGVQFHPESILSEHGHALLGNFLKERV comes from the coding sequence ATGCTGCTGATGCTCGATAACTACGACTCCTTTACCTACAACATCGTCCAGTACTTCGGCGAACTCGGCCAGGACGTGCACACGGTGCGCAACGACGAGATCACGATCGAAGAGATCGAAAAGCTGAATCCGGAGCGCATCTGCCTGTCGCCCGGCCCGTGCACGCCGACGGAAGCCGGCATCCTGGTTCCGGCGCTCAAGCACTTTGCGGGACGCATGCCCATCCTGGGCGTGTGCCTCGGGCACCAGGCCATTGCCGATGCATTTGGCGGGCGGGTGATCCGCGCGCAGAAGGTGATGCACGGCAAGGTCAGCACCATCGAGAACACCGGCGTGGGCGTGTTCGCCAATCTGCCGCGGCATTTCAAGGTGACGCGCTATCACTCGCTCGCGATCGAGCGTGAAACGCTGCCCGACTGCCTGGAAATTACCGCCTGGACCGAAGACGGCGAAATCATGGGCGTGCGCCACAAGACGCTGCCGGTGGAAGGTGTGCAGTTCCACCCGGAATCGATCCTGTCGGAACACGGCCACGCGCTGCTCGGCAACTTCCTGAAGGAACGCGTCTGA
- a CDS encoding lysozyme inhibitor LprI family protein, which translates to MRGACAIAMPLALALALMASLPAMAGTLEACRAAQPEVGNVAQCVQTARKAAQAELASAESTRRTALRARIAANKSMDRGAAMAFDRTVRAHQLYRQAECDLSRRLARNTPDADLAEAACEADLSRERIGALRDAAQPATPAAAPAAPN; encoded by the coding sequence ATGCGCGGCGCGTGCGCGATTGCCATGCCGCTGGCGCTGGCGCTGGCGCTGATGGCAAGCCTGCCAGCGATGGCCGGCACGCTCGAAGCCTGCCGCGCCGCCCAGCCCGAGGTCGGCAACGTCGCCCAATGCGTGCAGACCGCACGCAAGGCGGCGCAAGCGGAACTGGCATCTGCCGAATCGACACGCCGCACTGCGTTACGCGCCCGCATCGCTGCCAACAAAAGCATGGACCGCGGCGCCGCCATGGCATTCGACCGCACCGTGCGCGCACACCAACTCTATCGACAGGCCGAATGCGACCTGTCCCGCCGCCTGGCCCGCAATACGCCTGATGCCGACCTGGCTGAAGCCGCGTGCGAGGCCGATCTGTCGCGCGAGCGCATCGGCGCCTTGCGCGACGCCGCACAGCCGGCCACCCCGGCTGCGGCTCCGGCAGCGCCCAACTGA
- the trpD gene encoding anthranilate phosphoribosyltransferase produces the protein MTITPQEALTRCIEHREIFHDEMLHLMRLIMRGEMSPVMAAALTMGLRVKKETIGEIAAAATVMREFATKVDVPAEVSDHFVDIVGTGGDGANTFNISTASMFVAAAAGARIAKHGGRGVSSKSGSADVLEALGVNIMLTPEQVAESIETVGIGFMFAPNHHPAMKNVAPIRKELGVRTIFNILGPLTNPAGAPNILMGVFHPDLVGIQVRVMQRLGAKHAVVVYGKDGMDEVSLGAATLVGELKDGVVTEYEIHPEDFGLQMVSNRSLKVADADESKTMLIEALENKPGTPREIVSLNAGAALYAANIAGSIGDGMKLAREAIASGAARAKLDELVRVTNQFKA, from the coding sequence ATGACCATTACACCGCAAGAAGCGCTGACGCGCTGCATCGAGCACCGCGAAATCTTCCACGACGAGATGCTGCACTTGATGCGGCTCATCATGCGCGGCGAGATGTCGCCCGTCATGGCTGCCGCCCTCACCATGGGGCTGCGCGTCAAAAAAGAGACCATCGGCGAGATCGCGGCCGCTGCCACCGTCATGCGCGAATTCGCCACCAAGGTCGACGTGCCCGCTGAGGTGTCCGACCACTTTGTCGACATCGTCGGCACGGGCGGCGACGGCGCCAACACCTTCAACATCTCCACCGCCTCGATGTTCGTGGCGGCGGCCGCCGGCGCGCGCATCGCCAAACATGGCGGACGCGGCGTCAGCTCCAAGTCGGGCAGTGCCGATGTGCTCGAAGCGCTGGGCGTGAACATCATGCTCACGCCCGAGCAGGTGGCCGAATCGATCGAAACGGTCGGCATCGGCTTCATGTTCGCGCCCAACCACCACCCGGCCATGAAGAACGTCGCCCCGATCCGCAAGGAGCTGGGCGTGCGCACGATCTTCAACATCCTGGGGCCGCTGACCAACCCGGCCGGCGCGCCGAATATCCTGATGGGCGTGTTCCATCCGGACCTGGTCGGCATTCAGGTGCGCGTGATGCAGCGGCTGGGCGCGAAGCACGCCGTGGTCGTCTACGGCAAGGACGGCATGGACGAGGTGTCACTGGGTGCCGCCACGCTGGTCGGGGAACTGAAGGATGGCGTGGTGACCGAATACGAAATCCATCCGGAAGACTTCGGGCTGCAGATGGTCTCCAACCGCAGCCTGAAGGTGGCCGACGCCGACGAATCCAAAACCATGCTGATCGAAGCGCTGGAAAACAAGCCGGGCACGCCGCGCGAGATCGTCTCGCTCAACGCCGGTGCGGCACTGTACGCGGCCAACATTGCCGGCTCGATCGGCGACGGCATGAAGCTGGCCCGCGAAGCGATCGCCTCGGGCGCCGCGCGCGCCAAGCTCGACGAACTCGTGCGCGTCACCAACCAGTTCAAAGCCTGA
- the trpC gene encoding indole-3-glycerol phosphate synthase TrpC: MSDILQKILAVKAEEVAAARKHRDLASVRAEAEANRTDSTLGARGFARAMRDKIAAGNAAVIAEVKKASPSKGVLRPNFKPADIARSYAEHGAACLSVLTDEQFFQGHADYLREARAACTLPVLRKDFMVDLYQVYEARSWGADCILLIVAALDQGLMEELEACALELGLDVLVEVHDGHELDRALRLQTPLVGVNNRNLRTFETSLDNTLGLLKHMPDDRIVVTESGILTPDDVRKMRAAAVNAFLVGEAFMRADDPGAELARLFA; encoded by the coding sequence ATGTCCGACATCCTGCAGAAAATCCTGGCCGTGAAGGCCGAAGAAGTGGCCGCCGCCCGCAAGCACCGCGACCTCGCCAGCGTGCGCGCCGAAGCCGAAGCCAACCGCACCGACAGCACGCTCGGCGCCCGCGGCTTTGCCAGGGCGATGCGCGACAAAATCGCCGCCGGCAACGCGGCGGTCATCGCCGAAGTGAAAAAGGCGTCGCCGTCCAAGGGCGTGCTGCGCCCGAACTTCAAGCCCGCCGACATCGCCCGCAGCTATGCGGAACACGGCGCCGCGTGCCTGTCGGTGCTGACCGACGAGCAGTTCTTCCAAGGCCACGCCGACTACCTGCGCGAGGCGCGCGCCGCCTGCACGCTGCCGGTGCTGCGCAAGGATTTCATGGTCGATCTGTACCAGGTGTACGAAGCGCGCTCGTGGGGCGCGGACTGCATCCTGCTGATCGTCGCCGCGCTGGACCAGGGCCTGATGGAAGAACTCGAAGCCTGCGCACTCGAACTCGGCCTGGACGTGCTGGTGGAAGTACACGACGGCCATGAGCTGGACCGCGCGCTGCGTCTGCAAACGCCGCTGGTGGGCGTGAACAACCGCAACCTGCGCACGTTCGAGACGTCGCTCGACAACACGCTCGGCCTGCTCAAGCACATGCCGGACGATCGCATCGTCGTCACGGAATCCGGCATCCTCACGCCGGACGACGTGCGCAAGATGCGCGCCGCCGCCGTCAACGCGTTCCTCGTCGGCGAAGCCTTCATGCGTGCAGACGACCCGGGCGCCGAACTGGCCCGCCTGTTTGCCTGA
- a CDS encoding CYTH domain-containing protein — translation MAREIELKLAVSAGAHDALVGWLDANAQAAGSVELANVYYDTRDQALARNRAALRVRRQGSQWLQTLKTAAVSTSGLSARHEWEVPLQNDALSVDAFVANNAAEAADYVRPHAAALAPLFRTDFTRRLWHVGAEGGEIEIALDAGAILIPGTQAREPIDELELEWKPADDSTLGEDAIAERLHAWTQTLRAAVPGLTPLDISKAQRGYQLREKAVGGQT, via the coding sequence ATGGCCCGCGAGATTGAACTGAAGCTGGCCGTATCGGCCGGCGCGCACGACGCACTGGTCGGCTGGCTGGACGCCAATGCGCAGGCGGCCGGCTCGGTGGAATTGGCGAACGTCTACTACGACACGCGCGACCAGGCGCTGGCGCGCAACCGCGCCGCGCTGCGCGTGCGCCGTCAGGGCAGTCAATGGCTGCAGACGCTGAAGACCGCAGCAGTGAGTACGTCCGGTTTGAGCGCCCGCCACGAATGGGAGGTGCCGCTGCAGAACGATGCACTGTCCGTCGATGCCTTCGTCGCCAACAACGCCGCCGAAGCCGCCGACTATGTTCGGCCACACGCCGCTGCGCTCGCCCCGCTGTTCCGCACCGACTTCACGCGCCGCCTGTGGCACGTGGGTGCCGAGGGCGGCGAGATCGAGATTGCACTGGACGCCGGCGCCATCCTCATCCCCGGCACGCAGGCGCGCGAGCCGATCGACGAACTGGAACTGGAGTGGAAACCGGCAGACGACAGCACGCTCGGCGAAGACGCGATTGCAGAGCGCCTGCACGCCTGGACGCAAACGCTGCGTGCCGCCGTGCCGGGCCTCACGCCGCTCGACATCAGCAAGGCGCAACGCGGCTACCAGTTGCGCGAGAAAGCCGTCGGGGGCCAGACATGA
- a CDS encoding uracil-DNA glycosylase, producing MTRRANPAQAALFDEPAVDAADVSFIPLAQQFDALPADWKAVLTPCIAQTNWPELCAFVDGERAAGKPIFPTDVFRALHLTSVDDVRVVILGQDPYHGTGTVDGREIPQAHGLAFSVPAGVRVPPSLRNIYKEIEAEFGCKLPGTSGNLEGWAQQGVLLLNTVLTVEQGQAASHAKRGWERITDCLLEQLARVGHKRVFMLWGSHAQAKRALLSDGHLVLEAPHPSPLSAHRGFLGCGHFKTANDWLAAQRQPTIDWLKPQAA from the coding sequence ATGACGCGACGCGCCAATCCGGCGCAAGCCGCCCTCTTCGATGAACCCGCGGTGGACGCGGCCGACGTGAGTTTCATCCCGCTGGCCCAGCAGTTCGACGCCCTCCCCGCCGACTGGAAGGCGGTCCTCACGCCCTGCATCGCGCAGACCAATTGGCCTGAACTATGTGCCTTTGTCGATGGCGAGCGCGCAGCGGGCAAGCCGATCTTCCCGACGGATGTCTTCCGCGCGCTGCACCTGACTTCGGTGGACGATGTACGCGTCGTCATCCTCGGCCAGGACCCGTATCACGGCACAGGCACCGTGGATGGCCGCGAGATTCCGCAGGCCCATGGGCTGGCGTTTTCAGTGCCGGCGGGTGTGCGCGTGCCGCCAAGCCTGCGCAACATCTACAAGGAAATCGAAGCGGAATTCGGCTGCAAGCTGCCAGGCACCTCCGGCAACCTGGAGGGCTGGGCACAGCAAGGCGTGCTGCTACTGAACACGGTGCTCACCGTCGAACAAGGCCAGGCTGCGAGCCACGCCAAGCGCGGCTGGGAGCGCATCACCGATTGCCTGCTGGAGCAACTCGCACGCGTCGGCCACAAGCGCGTGTTCATGCTGTGGGGCAGCCACGCGCAGGCCAAGCGCGCGCTGCTGTCGGACGGGCATCTGGTGCTGGAGGCGCCGCACCCGTCGCCGCTGTCGGCGCATCGCGGGTTCTTGGGATGCGGGCATTTCAAGACGGCGAATGATTGGCTGGCGGCGCAGCGCCAACCGACCATCGACTGGCTGAAACCGCAGGCCGCTTGA
- a CDS encoding FUSC family protein: protein MDYVHDPRTFLYSHYVSRGIRTATGVIGLTLLALLVMDLQGAMVVSIGALCTSLMDLPSPLRHKFNEMMACVLLTTAVTFLVAVVTPYAILPVVIVVVSFLAGLMVAYGNKTMPLQFAALFVMTLTFTEEFAFREAVEHTLQFFLGAIGYMAFAMAVAWGQRRRIKEQVLAECLYELAVYVECKAGFYDASKDFDEQFNALVRQQIAVADKQQVARDFVFRDNRTTSDGRLVQIHMRMLDIYEYLLSSNTDYPLLRQWLADAEVMRLLRDVIERLRMDIEGVAYAVGRDRPSPTPVSYDQEVAAIEGALHELQHNHHGVPIEAIAALEESVATVRGAIRLMAQLHAATATPVELSQVLLRPDMTPFLTRQKYELRLVLEELTWRSPVLRFALRISMAVAAGLWIADHLPYSSHGYWVLLTIVVILKPTFSMTRQRNFDRVLGTLIGCVIAAVILRYTHSTWILMGVLYLSTAASAAFVTVRYRYTAIAACVQVLIQINLLLPGSKGAIGERLVDTLIGAAIATAFSYVLPSWEYRNLPKLVDDVLRTNRRFIEAARDLLLGSLKDDFVYRVQRKQFMESLTGLIAAFARMLDEPKSRHRAVDNLNRFIVQNYLVAAHVAAVRILVRQRAQELDEADTRALVEQTAEAALESLARAQERFDQAVQEGGWGVRPRDTQELGAADFADQSARSRMVDAAAESESLSAMHLLERRLQALRADTSKIALRCGALGRALRISKD from the coding sequence ATGGACTACGTCCACGATCCACGCACGTTCCTCTACAGCCATTACGTCTCGCGCGGCATCCGCACCGCCACCGGCGTGATCGGCCTGACGCTGCTCGCACTGCTGGTGATGGACCTGCAGGGCGCGATGGTGGTGTCGATCGGTGCGCTGTGCACGAGCCTCATGGATTTGCCCAGCCCGCTGCGGCACAAGTTCAACGAGATGATGGCGTGCGTGCTGCTGACGACCGCCGTCACCTTTCTCGTGGCGGTGGTGACGCCGTACGCGATCCTCCCGGTGGTGATCGTGGTGGTGAGCTTCCTCGCGGGACTCATGGTGGCGTACGGCAACAAGACGATGCCGCTGCAGTTCGCGGCGCTGTTCGTCATGACGCTCACGTTCACCGAGGAATTCGCCTTCCGCGAAGCAGTGGAGCACACGCTGCAGTTCTTCCTCGGCGCGATCGGCTACATGGCCTTTGCGATGGCGGTGGCGTGGGGCCAGCGCCGCCGCATCAAAGAGCAGGTGCTGGCCGAATGCCTGTACGAACTGGCCGTGTACGTGGAGTGCAAAGCCGGCTTCTACGACGCCTCCAAGGATTTCGACGAGCAGTTCAACGCGCTCGTGCGCCAGCAGATTGCCGTGGCTGACAAGCAGCAGGTGGCGCGCGATTTCGTCTTTCGCGACAACCGCACCACGAGCGACGGCCGCCTCGTGCAGATTCACATGCGGATGCTCGATATCTACGAGTATCTGCTGTCGTCCAACACCGACTACCCGCTGCTGCGCCAGTGGCTGGCCGACGCCGAGGTGATGCGCCTGCTGCGCGACGTGATCGAACGCTTGCGCATGGACATCGAAGGCGTCGCCTATGCCGTCGGCCGCGACCGGCCGTCACCTACGCCGGTGTCGTACGACCAGGAGGTGGCCGCCATTGAAGGCGCGCTGCACGAGCTGCAGCACAACCATCACGGCGTGCCGATCGAGGCGATTGCCGCGCTCGAAGAATCGGTGGCCACGGTGCGGGGCGCAATCCGCCTCATGGCGCAGTTGCACGCCGCCACCGCCACGCCGGTCGAGCTGTCGCAGGTGCTGCTGCGTCCCGACATGACGCCGTTTCTCACGCGCCAGAAGTACGAGCTGCGGCTGGTGCTGGAAGAGTTGACGTGGCGTTCGCCGGTGCTGCGCTTTGCGCTGCGCATTTCCATGGCCGTGGCGGCCGGGCTGTGGATTGCCGACCATCTCCCATATAGCTCGCACGGCTACTGGGTCTTGCTGACCATCGTCGTGATTCTCAAGCCGACGTTCAGCATGACGCGCCAGCGCAACTTCGACCGGGTGCTGGGTACGCTCATCGGTTGCGTCATTGCCGCCGTGATCCTGCGGTACACGCATTCGACGTGGATCCTGATGGGCGTGCTGTACCTGTCCACCGCCGCCAGCGCCGCGTTCGTTACCGTGCGCTACCGCTACACGGCGATTGCGGCGTGCGTGCAGGTGCTCATCCAGATCAACCTGCTGCTGCCCGGCAGCAAGGGCGCCATCGGTGAACGGCTGGTCGATACGCTGATCGGCGCGGCCATCGCCACGGCCTTCAGCTACGTCCTGCCAAGCTGGGAATACCGTAACCTTCCCAAGCTGGTGGACGACGTGCTGCGCACCAACCGCCGCTTTATCGAAGCCGCGCGCGACTTGCTGCTCGGCTCGCTCAAGGATGACTTCGTCTACCGCGTGCAGCGCAAGCAGTTCATGGAGTCGCTCACGGGGCTCATCGCCGCCTTCGCGCGCATGCTCGACGAGCCCAAGAGCCGGCACCGTGCCGTCGACAACCTGAACCGCTTCATCGTGCAGAACTACCTCGTGGCGGCGCACGTCGCCGCGGTGCGCATCCTCGTGAGGCAACGGGCGCAGGAGCTGGACGAAGCCGATACGCGGGCGCTGGTCGAGCAAACGGCTGAGGCCGCACTCGAAAGCCTGGCGCGCGCCCAGGAGCGCTTTGACCAGGCCGTGCAAGAGGGCGGCTGGGGCGTGCGCCCTCGCGACACACAGGAGCTGGGCGCAGCCGACTTCGCCGATCAGTCGGCACGCTCGCGCATGGTCGATGCGGCCGCCGAATCCGAATCGCTGTCGGCGATGCACCTGCTAGAGCGGCGTCTGCAGGCGCTGCGGGCTGACACGTCCAAAATCGCATTGCGTTGTGGTGCGCTCGGACGCGCGCTGCGTATTTCGAAGGACTAG
- a CDS encoding M61 family metallopeptidase, with protein MKPIRYTIAPAAPKAHVFTVTVTVDAPDSQGQRFSLPAWIPGSYMIREFARNIVRIEASSAHRPVRLTKVDKHTWWAAPCTGPLTISYDVYAWDLSVRAAHLDTTHGFFNGTSVFLRVEGADDQRCLVDIQPPAGEAYRGWRVATALREATGRIAGKAGAKRYGFGWYEAANYDELIDHPVEMGTFELVSFEACGAQHDAVFTGRVPNLDLERIARDFKRICEAQIRLFEPQTATAPFLDSNRRYVFMTMATTDGYGGLEHRASTALMCARADLPVTGRDETTEGYRTFLGLVSHEYFHTWNVKRIKPATFVPYALDREVHTPLLWLFEGFTSYYDDLMLVRSGLISEAQYLEMLGKTWNGVLRGSGRLKQSVAESSFDAWTKYYRQDENAPNAIVSYYTKGSLVALALDLTIRTQTHGERSLDDVMRALWVTYGRDFYAAGHAQRGVTEAGLITLMEETTGVRLRTLVRQLTEGRDDPPLPALFKAMGVSATRKAADPALALGVKIGAENGFVKLQQVFDDSPAQQGGLSAGDLVVAVDGLRVPTGQLDKMLARHRAGDTVPVHVFRRDELMQLDVTLAADATPQFTLALASEPSPLRSAWLGKRAAARSTRAARGKSA; from the coding sequence ATGAAGCCGATCCGCTACACCATCGCCCCCGCCGCGCCCAAGGCGCACGTTTTCACCGTCACCGTCACGGTTGACGCGCCCGACAGCCAAGGCCAGCGATTTTCGCTGCCGGCGTGGATTCCGGGCAGCTACATGATCCGCGAGTTCGCGCGCAACATCGTGCGGATCGAGGCGTCGTCCGCCCACAGGCCGGTGCGCCTGACCAAGGTCGACAAGCACACGTGGTGGGCCGCACCGTGTACCGGGCCGCTGACGATTTCCTACGACGTCTATGCGTGGGACTTGTCGGTGCGCGCCGCGCATCTGGATACCACGCACGGCTTCTTCAACGGCACGTCGGTGTTCCTGCGTGTGGAAGGCGCGGATGACCAGCGTTGCCTGGTCGACATCCAGCCGCCCGCCGGAGAGGCCTACCGCGGCTGGCGCGTGGCCACCGCGTTGCGCGAGGCCACTGGGCGCATCGCGGGCAAGGCCGGCGCCAAGCGCTACGGCTTTGGCTGGTACGAAGCGGCCAATTACGATGAGCTGATCGACCACCCGGTGGAGATGGGCACGTTCGAGCTGGTGTCATTCGAGGCCTGCGGTGCACAGCACGACGCCGTCTTTACGGGCCGCGTGCCGAATCTTGATCTGGAACGCATCGCCCGCGACTTCAAGCGCATCTGCGAAGCGCAGATCCGCCTGTTCGAGCCGCAGACCGCCACGGCGCCGTTCCTCGACAGCAACCGGCGCTATGTCTTCATGACGATGGCCACCACCGACGGCTACGGCGGCCTCGAGCACCGCGCCAGCACCGCATTGATGTGCGCGCGCGCCGATCTGCCCGTCACTGGCCGCGATGAGACCACCGAGGGCTATCGCACCTTCCTTGGCCTCGTCAGCCACGAGTATTTCCACACCTGGAACGTCAAGCGCATCAAGCCGGCCACCTTTGTGCCGTACGCGCTCGATCGCGAGGTCCACACGCCGCTGCTGTGGCTGTTTGAAGGCTTCACGAGCTACTACGACGATCTGATGCTGGTGCGCTCGGGGCTGATTTCCGAAGCGCAGTATCTGGAGATGCTCGGCAAGACGTGGAACGGCGTGCTGCGCGGCAGCGGCCGCCTGAAGCAGAGCGTGGCCGAAAGCTCGTTCGACGCCTGGACGAAGTACTACCGCCAGGACGAAAACGCCCCCAACGCCATCGTCAGCTACTACACCAAGGGTTCGCTCGTGGCCCTGGCGCTGGACCTCACAATCCGCACGCAGACCCACGGCGAACGCTCGCTCGACGACGTGATGCGCGCCCTGTGGGTCACGTACGGCCGTGATTTCTACGCCGCGGGCCACGCGCAGCGCGGCGTGACCGAAGCCGGGCTCATCACCCTGATGGAAGAGACCACCGGTGTGCGCCTGCGCACGCTGGTCCGCCAGTTGACCGAGGGGCGCGACGACCCGCCGCTGCCGGCGCTGTTCAAGGCGATGGGCGTCAGCGCCACGCGCAAGGCGGCAGACCCCGCGCTTGCGCTGGGCGTCAAGATCGGCGCCGAGAACGGCTTCGTCAAGCTGCAGCAGGTCTTCGACGACAGCCCCGCGCAGCAAGGCGGTCTGTCTGCAGGCGACCTGGTCGTCGCGGTAGACGGCCTGCGTGTGCCGACCGGCCAGCTCGACAAGATGCTCGCGCGCCACCGCGCCGGCGACACCGTTCCCGTGCATGTGTTCCGTCGCGACGAATTGATGCAGCTTGACGTAACGCTCGCTGCCGACGCCACGCCGCAGTTCACGCTGGCGCTCGCGTCCGAGCCCTCGCCGCTGCGCTCGGCATGGCTGGGCAAACGGGCAGCGGCGCGCAGCACGCGCGCGGCACGCGGTAAGTCAGCCTGA